From the Rhea pennata isolate bPtePen1 chromosome 1, bPtePen1.pri, whole genome shotgun sequence genome, the window TCATCCTCTTCAGCCCTACAAGCACCAACTTCTACTAGTAAAAGGAACTGATGCTGCTGATGGGGCTCTCAGCTGCGCCCAGCAAACTAGTTTGGCTAGTCAGCctcctttaaaaatctcaagCAACACATATTTAGGACTCCTGTGGTATTCAAGCATCAGTTCTTTGCTGATCTGCGGCATGAACATATCATGGCTACCAGCTCCCCAGAGCAGTGGGGTTTGGAGAACTAGGGCTGGCAAAGCAGCAAGGAGGATGGTTCATGCTGGAGCATTAGGGAAAGCCTAGTGCTAGAAGGGGTCCAGGCTGCCACAGGGAGGCAGGAGGTAGTCCAGGGGCTCAAACCTGCTCCACCAGGCAAAACTGGTGTAGTGGGGGACATGTCCGTGTCAGGACTGTAGCTATTGCCCAGTGCATTGACAGAGCTGGAGTTACCCAGCACTGCTCTTCCTCCAGTTCAACAGGAAGAGAGTGCTGCACGTTGTGCCTCATGCTCAGAAGCCTGCTCCGTATCTACTGTGTGGTGGAGGAGTGGCCCTTGGTAGAGGTCCTACATCCCAGACAAGCCTGCTGCTTTGGGAAGCACAAAGATACCCTGAGGACAAGAGGCTGGAAGTGGGGAGGATACCCCAAAGCATCTCTGACCACTGGTGCTGGTCccctgctccttcccaggcaGCTGCCACTAGCCCCACCAGAGGCAGTGTGCAGATCTCCATGCACGCAGATCTTCATACATCTCGGAGTGGACACAGTAAGGCCTTCTTATATTTCATTAATGAGCCTTACTGGCTGTGAGGCCCAAGATTAGATGGCTTCTTCCAGTCTCTCCCTCCTCCATTTTGCGTTATTCGTTACTAGCCGTGTTTGAGAGCtgaacagaaagcaagcagcCTATGGATAAACTCTCACATACAGCCACCATGTATATTCAAAAGCACAGGAAAGTACAGCGCCTATTCAGGACTGTGCctgagagaaagagacaaaTCTATTATAAGAAACTGGTCTTACTGGATTTACAGATGTGTGATAACCTTCTGTGGCAGATGATTTATTCTCATATCAAGTTGCGCAGTAGCTCAAGATGCACTCAAGCTCTCTTTTTACAGAGGCTCTTTCAGGCTCTCTTCCAGCACTGCCTTGCCCACACAAAGCAGCTCCTGAAattgcagctctgctgatgaTAACCTGACCTGACTCGCTTGGAGCAGCCCTGCCACCCATGTGTccatcctgctgctgcctcgCTCAGATCGGAGCAGTGCCTGGCAGTGCagctggcagctctgccctctaGACCTCCGCAGCAGTCGCCGCAGCTGTAGGAGGATTTCAAAAGAAGCtcattttttaagtgaaaactCAGTTACTGAATCACGGAGTGATGACCAAATCTTGAACCTTCACTGACCTGAGTTAAGTGGAGTCTGACTCTCCTCTGACCTGCAAGCTGTGGAGTCATTTATCTGACTCAAAGGGCACCAGCTGGATTTGGCAGTACTTCACATCCATTTTACATTGCAGGAATGAGTACAGTTGCCCAAAGTgttgggcaaaggcaaaaaagCTAGAAAACGTTGGTTtcattaatgaagatgaaaCTCCTTATTTTCCAAGGAATCTCTATAACCTataagcaacaaaataaattccaaaGTACAAGATATCACATATGAAAGTTTATTGTTATAGGGAGTTGATTTGTGCTTGGATTGCGCTCCCTCTTCTACAGGATCTTTTGCTCATGCTAGTCAGGGTTTATTTAATGTATAAATGTGGCCAACCCTGTTTTAAATGGAAGCtttgcttttagttttcttGAAGACGCAGTGTACAGGTAGGATACAATTTAAAGGAAGTGGCTGGATGTGATTCGGAGGCACTGGAGAGGGGTAGGCATGTGCAAACTGAGCTGAAAACTGTTTGCAGCATATAGGATCTCTAAGAGGGAATTTCAGAAATTTCCAAGTCCCGCTCATGGTTCATGGGACTCATATTCCTGTTAGTCCTGTGGGCGTTTTTGAAAGTCTTCCTGTATCTTCTTTTGTGTTGTACAACTTAGACTGCTGTGTGCTTTACCAGAAACAGATAACACTATCAGATGTTAACGGTAGTCTACAATATACGCAGGGCTCTTACGGATGTGTCGTGTTTATCTCACTTTTCACTGAAACTTGCCTCAGACATGTAGATGAATACCGTATGAGCCGCCCTGTGTCTTGACAGCAGAGATAGAAGGAATACATGTATCTGTAGTTTTCTGAGTAAGATCTTGTATCTACATTTTAGAGGGGTGAACTAAGCAAGTGACTTTACTGCAGACGTTGGTATAAACCATGACGTTCCAGCTATAAGTTCCGTGCAGGATACTCACACGGTGTCGCAAAGAGCAGGACTGCTCCTCCACTCTCTTCCCCCCAAGGAAGAGACCGGACTGGAGTATATACATTAAGAAAGGAACATGAAGGAAATACAGCCATGCACAGCTATATTACAGAAGTGTCATGCACATCAGGCAGGTACATAGGCAGAAAAAAACTCCTtaaaaataaggaggaaaaataaaatcacatacAGGCAGGCACAGCTTAATATGTAGCTTACAAGCAGTGTGAAAAGACAGTTCTAGAGCAGTAGTGCACAGACTTTGAATTCTTTTCGCTTGTTCAGAGTTGCATCTTAGTAAGAGAAGAATTTGTTTCCAACCTTTCAAGTGGAAATAACTTCAGGAATTTACTGGACAATTATGGATCACATAATAATCTTcctataaaatgtttaaaacagtCAATCAAACTCCAAAAAGAGAATGTTGCTCTCCATTAAACACTATAAATTTAATCTTGTTCTCAGTTAAGTCAAAGACAAACTTCCATTGATTTCTGTGGGTCTGGGGTTACACCTTATTCACTGGTTacaaaattctattaaaatattgccACTATCAATTAATTTCAGTCACTTATTAAACTAATTTGTATGgaattcaatttattttccagGAGACTTCATTTCATTACCATGCTCTTTATCATGGAAGCATtatcttatttaaaacattgtttAGCTTGTTTGCATGTGAACTGTGAGAAAATACTatcaatatttttgttctttaggCCTACTAGCTGTATTAGTGTGAGTGGTACTCAGCAAAAACATGGGCCTGATATTGCACAAATAtccttgtttaaaaatacatgtatatatattagtATCCCGTAGCAGTTAGCCAACACACCATTATTACGGTGGTCTAGGCAACGCTGTGAAATGTTGTAAGCCACAAGGAGTTTGCAAGGGAATGCCGTTGCTTCTAAAAAGAAGGATATGAATGAGTTTGACCTCATAtagatttcagaagaaatactgaCTTTCACCAAAAAGATGATATTTAGGATGAGTGCAGAGCAATGTTTATTCTCTGAAATAAGggatatttttcataaatttcagCTTACACTTTCTCAGCTGAATAAATTCTTCATGCAACCCTTCATTAAACCTACAGTAAATCAATCTCGTAGTGAATACCTTTCTTTTAAACCACTATTATCTTGTCCTTATTCACTATTATCCCTTATTtcccaggagaggaaaaaaagaatcagccAGTTAACTCCCCTCTTCTTCACAAAAGGACAGAATTTCATATTGCAATGgaactttattattatttcctgtaAAAATTGCAAGCCAAAGCAAAGCCATGTCACCCAAAAGCTATCTCAGGTTACCATTAAGGTAGTGTTAAACGTTCACCTTTCCACGCATGGAAATAGTTGTCTGCGCTGCAGCACTGGCCGCAGCAGGGCCCGCTGGTGGTAACTGCAGCTCCAAAACGCGGTCACGACAGCGGCAGTTGCGTGACAGAAGGCAAAAAGCTGCCTGAACTGCAGCCACGGAGACCGCACGTGcgaagaagaggaaaaggcaggaggCGGCTAGACGTACTGACTTTTGGAGTAGGAGCTTTCAGGCTTCCCTCGGCAGCACTGGTCACGagcggggccgtggggcggcgaGGAGTAGCTGTAGCTCCGAGTTTtctcctggcagcagcaaaagcagcagaaggtgGCTCCGGCGGCAATGAGGCAGAAGGTGGCCCCCCATCCCAGGTAGAGGGCCTCCCCCAGCTCCCGCTTCTGCGCCACGTTGACCACGGGGTTGTAGAAGTCCCTGATGATGGTGTTGGCCACCCAGCAAAGCGGGATGAGCTCCACAGCGCCcgagaggaggaaaaggagccCGGCTGCCAGCAGGAGGTGGCCCTTGGCTTGCTCGCTGCTCGGCGCGCACCGCATGCACTTCATGCCCGTGGCGGCCAGGGCAAAAGCGAGGAAGGACAGCACGGCGGCGGCACACATCAGCCCCCGGGAGGCCTGCAGGTCAGGCGAGAGCGCCAGCGGGGAGTCGTAGACCTTGCACTGCATCCTGATGTTGGCTTGCCGGATGCAGTGCATCCACAGGCCCTCGCAAATGCTCTCAAACACGATGATGTTGTTCTCGATGAAGGCGGACACCCGCCACTGAGGCATGCCCGTGACAGCAAAAGTCCCAACGGCGCCGATGCCACCGACTATCAGCCCGGCTAGCTGCAAAGCGCCGCTGACCATGCTGCCTTTGCGAGGCGAGTGCACGCTGCAGGTGAAAAATGAGCAGCTTCTGCCAAAAATAGTTGTCCCTTGCGCAAGGAAGGTTTCCGAGTCAGTCTGCACAACTCTAAATCAGCTTACTTCTGGCACGCGTTGCCCGGGACTTGGCTGCACCTTCATCGTCTTTGTAATTCCTCTGCCACCACTGTCTTGAAGAGGCAAACTGAGCGATCAAGTGGAGCTACCTTCTAAAGCAAGGGACCAGACAGGGTGTGTGTAAACCAGCAGGAGCCACTTAGGATACATGCACCTTGTGAGGAAAATGCTTTACATTGCTGTCgcttttttaaggaaaaaaacaaacaaacaaaaaaattctatgCTGCGTATGCTGCGCTTAACCCCAGCTATTTTCTACAGTGCTAAGGAAACGGACTGGTCTCTGTAAGGAGACTTACGTGCACCCTGGCGCAGTTACTCGAGCCACTGGCATGAATGAGCGGAAAATTTTCTGCCCCTGAATCTTGCTCAGTCCCGGCTCCTGCAGGAGAGGGGGCAAATTGCCAGGAGGAAAGTGGAGCTGCGCTCCCTGCCACGGGGCCTCCGCTCGCAAAAGTGCTTTTGTTCTGAAGCTCAAAGGAGAGTACTACGGTGACAGGATCAAGGAACAGAGCAAATCAAAAGGCTACAGATAAAATAACTCTGAACTCAAAACAGATCTCTCTGCAGAGGATAATCAAAGCTGCAAAAGACCATTTAAGAGGTAGAAAGGAACAACAAAAGACCTCAGGTCTGCTAATACCTATGTACATATATAgctttatacatacatattgcTGCACTATTACGGGGACAGGCAAGCCTGTGGAGATTTCCACATGCTCACATGGTTGCAGAATCAGACCTAGATGATGGTGATTTAAGCTGCATAGGAGGTTTTCTTCCTGTGAGAAAGTGAACCCAGCAAATATTCCATGATCTACTGCAATGGAAAGTATTGGCTATCCAAGTAAAAATCTATTAGTTAtctatgtataaataaatattttagaaaatcatcatttttagTGTAGTTTAAACATAATAATAAGGGGGAATAGATGAACAGTCCACTCAAGAATTTGTGTGTGATCTGCAAACAGCCTTGGAAAATGTCAGATGAAGAAATTTTGGGAAAGTTAAAgcaccagaaaaaaatggtacaaatctagaaaaaaaatgcaagcatgTGGCCGTGGACTCTTTTTACCAATTCATTAAACTATGAATGCATATAGGAAGAATTCAGCCTGATCTCTAAAGCTACTCTAACATGGGGAGTAAAGATTCAGGTGTAAACTATGATTTCTGATAATAAAATAGTACTCCATATGTTAAGAAAAGAACTAGTACGCTATATTGTAAAAGATCAGTTTAGGCTATCACCAGCTCAGTGTAAAAGTACTCGTTTCCTGCTGTTCATTTGAactttctctcctctgtttcttgtcatttttaCATCCtcaaaagtggaaaataaatgcaaaaaataaataaacaaaaccataGAACACCGCTCTGCTAAATCTTCCAGCTTGTCGGCATATCGAAGATAGAGAAAAGATTAAAGTCCCAGTTGCATGTAACATTTTATGTTCCctaagagtatttttttttgtgcgtATATATACATGTGGTTGGAAGCAAGTGAAAGCAAGGAGCACTCCAcaaattttttcttattcagcCTGGATGTTGTAGCCGCCTGCAtttccaacctcagcagcaGCTCGTCACGGGCCAAGTCGTGCTGGAAGGTTGCAGGTGGGCAAGCCCCGCTCCGCTTCTGGTCCTCGCGAGCCGCTGTCCACAGCCAGGCAGCTttccatttctcccttcttttggTGCTGTTTGATTTGAAATCCAACCCGTTATTCCTGCGCCTCCCCTCAGCAAAGGGGCTTGAGTAGTCCCTGTGGGGAGCAAGCAGTTCTTGGACAACCCAAGCCACAGAATTAGGGAATAAGTTGAATTAAAAAGGACCACTGGACAGCATCACCTCCCGCCTTTGCTTGAAGCTGCACCCTGCAAGGTCATGAGGCCAAGAACTCGCATCAGGATTCATTTCAGGCACccaaaaaaatcccagtgaTTTAGTGGGTGTAGAAGGTGGCTGAATCCGCTTCCATCAGGGTGAGACAAGAAGGACTTCATGGAGAGGCTGTAAATGCACAGTACTCAGACAATGCTAAAATAGATTTtgcatattaaatatataattatgtaaatatttctgaatggCTTTGCAGTCCCCTGGTTGGCACgcaaatagcaaagaaaaaactaGCAGCCTATAGCAGAACAAATAAACTAGCACTTTAATAACATACCAGTAAGTAAACACAAATGCGATACAAGCAGCAGGACTGATTTTTCTTGTAGACTACTGAGGTTCTAATTTACAGGACAGGGAAAATAATTAGCTGAGCAAATATAATTTAACCATGTTATTGATTAATTTACAAAACTGTTAAAGCTCCCATATAAATTCATGGTAAGACTGTGTCTGCATCAAGGATTCAGTATCTGCACACTCTTAGAAGGATTAAATTTTAGTGCCTTATCTTGCTTAAAAccactttcagaaagaaatgtggGGAAATCTTATTTAGCGTTATGGATTGCATCTGCTTGTTTACAATTAAAACACAAGAAGGGATGGAGCCAAGACTCTCTCTGTTTGTTCCTGTCTATATTCAAACATGCCATTTCATTGCAGGGAAATACTGGAAATACCTGTGACTAGCTAATCATATTCCACCCTCGGCCACAGGATCctatcattttaatataaaacagacGCACATCCACATCATTTAACCAGTTTTTCGTTTTTCCCTCCCACAATGTTAAGAAATTGCTATCTTTTCAGCGATTGTCAGGCTTTTCTCTGGGAGCTGAGTATGTTGCAGATTGGtgtccccagctctgccctaattctgtttctcttctccagagGCAGTCAGTGATTCAGCTGCAAGCACTGGTCATTCTGTGTTTTGGCAAATAACACAGACCTAAAGCAGTTCCAGCATTGCCTAAGCAGAAAACTTGCATTTCAGATTGCACTTCAGTGGTCTGGTAGCTTCAAACAGGACTTTGTGGTCAGGATATTTTGCTTCTCCATCACTTCAACATTTTGGTAGCAGCTTTCTCCAGTGAATCCCCTTGTGCAGATACAAGAAGGGTTTTCTCATCCTTCTGTACACACCTTTTCTTCTGAACGCTCCTCATGGTTTGACAAGGAGGTGAAGGAGGAGATGACAGTGCGGTTATCTTGGTCACCACTAACACCATTTCTCACAGTTCTTATGGGAACCCACTGCTCCCCATTAGGGCAGCATAGCCCCCAAGTCCCTGCGTTGACCCATTTTCAGCCATTCAAGGTGTTTTATGATTAAAACACACtgggaaaacatgttttaatcATAATGTCCTCCCCCCTGCTGAGCATATAACATTGTTTAATTGCAGAACCGTGAAGT encodes:
- the LOC134138963 gene encoding claudin-8-like, which gives rise to MVSGALQLAGLIVGGIGAVGTFAVTGMPQWRVSAFIENNIIVFESICEGLWMHCIRQANIRMQCKVYDSPLALSPDLQASRGLMCAAAVLSFLAFALAATGMKCMRCAPSSEQAKGHLLLAAGLLFLLSGAVELIPLCWVANTIIRDFYNPVVNVAQKRELGEALYLGWGATFCLIAAGATFCCFCCCQEKTRSYSYSSPPHGPARDQCCRGKPESSYSKSQYV